One segment of Triticum aestivum cultivar Chinese Spring chromosome 2A, IWGSC CS RefSeq v2.1, whole genome shotgun sequence DNA contains the following:
- the LOC123186053 gene encoding putative invertase inhibitor → MMRHSQALSQLAVLLLLFLLVSSSAASTLDDTCKSVSASNRDLGYDYCVKFFKACKDSATADKRGLAVIATKIIRAAAVNTGRRIATIKASHGDDRRIQGPLADCDELYSSAVDQLDAAARGISSGKFQDALTNLSAAADAPQTCEEGFRELGVSSPLADEDSKFSKECSIALAVTNTL, encoded by the coding sequence ATGATGAGGCATTCCCAAGCTCTCTCGCagctcgccgtcctcctcctcctcttcctcctcgtctcatCCAGCGCCGCTTCCACTCTAGACGACACCTGCAAGTCCGTCAGCGCGAGCAACAGGGACCTCGGCTACGACTACTGCGTCAAGTTCTTCAAGGCGTGCAAGGACAGCGCCACCGCGGACAAGCGCGGCCTGGCCGTCATCGCCACGAAGATCATCCGAGCGGCAGCCGTGAACACCGGCAGGCGCATCGCCACCATCAAGGCCTCGCACGGGGACGACAGGAGGATCCAGggcccgctcgccgactgcgacgAGCTGTACTCGAGCGCCGTGGACCAGCTCGACGCGGCGGCGAGGGGCATCTCGTCGGGGAAGTTCCAGGACGCCCTGACGAACCTCAGCGCCGCTGCGGACGCGCCACAGACCTGCGAGGAAGGGTTTCGCGAGCTGGGCGTGAGTTCGCCGCTGGCCGACGAGGACTCCAAGTTCAGTAAGGAGTGCTCCATCGCTCTCGCTGTAACGAACACGTTGTAA